The sequence below is a genomic window from Calditrichota bacterium.
TTTCCTAAAAAGGGCGGACGACCCTTTTTAACGGTAACAGGCTCCGACGGGTCTTACACATTCACTAATCTGCATTCGGGCCGGTATTTTGTTATGGCCTGGGCGCGCGGGTTTGTGGGGGAATTCTACAACGACGTTCGAAATTGGAAAAAGGCAACTCCCGTTTCTGTCGTTTCTCCGGACATCACCCCGGACATCACCTTCGGACTGGCTCCCGTTACCGAAGGCGCCTACACGATCGCCGGAAAAATTATGAGTCGTTCAGGCCAGCATCCACTTGATCATGTTTTTGTGTATGCCCGCGGACCCATGGGAACGGCTGGATTTGCCGTTACGGATGAAAACGGCCTCTATGCCATTGTGAATCTGCCCGCCGGACACTACCGAATTTTTGGAATTCGCCCGGGGTATTGGCAGGGCGCCGATGGCGATACCACGACAAGTGACTCTCTTGACGCGACCGTTGGATCCGGAGAAAGCTACGACAACGCCAACATTACAATGTCTGAAGTATCACTAACCGGTGTGGATGACGCAGGAAATGGCGTGCTTCCTTCACGGTACGTCCTGAATCAGAATTATCCCAATCCATTTAATCCGGAAACCACGATTTCTTACGCGATTCCGAAGAGTGGGTGGGTAACGGTTAATGTTTACAATTTACTGGGACAAAAGATTGTCACCCTTGAAAATTCACACCGGGCGGCCGGTGTGTACACCCTGCACTGGAACGGCCGGGACGCCTTTGGAGAACAGGTTTCCTCGGGTATTTATCTCGTCCAAATTCAGGTTAAGGACAAGCAGGGTGTGGCCTTTCAACGTGTGAAAAAAATGACGCTTATGAAATAATAGGGAACGTGGGACGCCCTTCGTGTAGAAGGGCGTCCCGATTTTTGTTGATTTGATGCCCGATTTTTCGTAATTTAATTCGAAACTTAGGGGTTTTAATTATCAAATACTAAGGAAAACGAGAGCGATCTCCTTTTCCGTAAAAAAGAACCGGTGCGTAACATGTTAGAGTTTAACTCCCCAACATCCCCGAAAACACTTAGACCAACACATTGGAATAGGGGAGAGCCTTTCTTAAAAACGGCTCCCTGCTTCAAAGGTGTTGTGATTGTGCTCATGCTCTTGGGGATGTTTTTTCTTCCTCCGGCCGGTCACGCTCAGAGCCCGGAACCCGCAAATTTGCAGCAGTTGTTCCAGGAGCTGGATCAAAAAATTGCCACACTCGAAAACGTTTCCGCCCAATTCCACAACCAAAAGCTTACTCAGAGCATTCAAACTATTAGAGAACACCGGCGAAAGGCTGTGGAGTTTTCCCGTAAAAAGCAATATCGCCT
It includes:
- a CDS encoding T9SS type A sorting domain-containing protein; this translates as FPKKGGRPFLTVTGSDGSYTFTNLHSGRYFVMAWARGFVGEFYNDVRNWKKATPVSVVSPDITPDITFGLAPVTEGAYTIAGKIMSRSGQHPLDHVFVYARGPMGTAGFAVTDENGLYAIVNLPAGHYRIFGIRPGYWQGADGDTTTSDSLDATVGSGESYDNANITMSEVSLTGVDDAGNGVLPSRYVLNQNYPNPFNPETTISYAIPKSGWVTVNVYNLLGQKIVTLENSHRAAGVYTLHWNGRDAFGEQVSSGIYLVQIQVKDKQGVAFQRVKKMTLMK